Proteins from a genomic interval of Equus quagga isolate Etosha38 chromosome 11, UCLA_HA_Equagga_1.0, whole genome shotgun sequence:
- the LOC124246309 gene encoding vacuolar protein sorting-associated protein 72 homolog: protein MSLAGGRAPRKTAGNRLSGLLEAEEEDEFYQTTYGGFTEESGDDEYQGDQSDTEDEVDSDLDIDEGDEPSSDGEAEEPRRKRRVVTKAYKEPLKSLRPRKVSTPAGSSQKAREEKALLPLELQDDGSDSRKSMCQSTAEHTRQTFLRVQERQGQSRRRKGPHCERQLTQEELLREAKITEELNLRSLETYERLEADKKKQVHKKRKCPGPIITYHSVTVPLVGEPGPKEENVDVEGLDPAPTASALTPRAGTGPIIPPARCSHTFITFSDDATFEEWFPQGRPPKVPVREVCPVTHRPALYRDPVTDIPYATARAFKIIREAYKKYITAHGLPPTASALGPGPPPPEPLPGSGPRALHQKIVIK from the coding sequence ATGAGTTTGGCTGGGGGCCGGGCCCCCCGGAAGACCGCGGGGAACCGGCTTTCTGGGctcctggaggcagaggaggaagatgagttCTACCAGACGACTTATGGGGGTTTCACAGAGGAATCAGGAGATGATGAGTATCAAGGGGACCAGTCAGACACAGAGGATGAGGTGGACTCTGACTTGGACATCGATGAAGGAGATGAACCATCCAGTGATGGAGAAGCAGAAGAGCCAAGAAGGAAGCGCCGAGTAGTCACCAAAGCCTACAAGGAGCCTCTCAAGAGCTTAAGGCCTCGAAAGGTCAGCACCCCAGCTGGTAGCTCTCAGAAggccagagaagagaaggcactGCTACCACTAGAACTACAAGATGATGGCTCTGACAGTCGGAAGTCCATGTGTCAGTCTACAGCTGAGCATACAAGACAAACATTCCTTCGGGTACAGGAGAGGCAGGGCCAGTCACGGCGGCGAAAGGGGCCCCACTGTGAGCGACAACTGACCCAGGAGGAGCTGCTCAGGGAGGCCAAGATCACAGAGGAGCTCAACTTACGTTCACTGGAGACATATGAGCGGCTGGAGGCTGACAAAAAGAAGCAGGTTCACAAGAAGCGGAAGTGCCCTGGGCCCATAATCACGTATCATTCAGTGACAGTGCCGCTTGTTGGGGAGCCAGGCCCTAAAGAAGAGAATGTCGATGTAGAAGGGCTTGATCCTGCTCCCACGGCTTCTGCATTGACTCCCCGTGCTGGGACTGGACCCATCATCCCTCCTGCTCGCTGCTCACATACCTTCATCACTTTTAGTGATGATGCGACATTTGAAGAATGGTTTCCCCAGGGGCGGCCCCCAAAGGTCCCTGTTAGAGAGGTCTGCCCGGTGACCCATCGGCCAGCCCTATACCGGGATCCTGTTACAGACATACCCTACGCCACTGCTCGAGCCTTCAAGATCATCCGTGAGGCCTACAAGAAGTACATCACTGCCCATGGACTGCCTCCCACTgcctcagccctgggccctggcccgCCACCTCCTGAGCCTCTCCCCGGCTCTGGGCCCCGAGCCTTGCATCAGAAAATTGTCATCAAATGA